One genomic segment of Tursiops truncatus isolate mTurTru1 chromosome 4, mTurTru1.mat.Y, whole genome shotgun sequence includes these proteins:
- the STRIT1 gene encoding sarcoplasmic/endoplasmic reticulum calcium ATPase regulator DWORF, translating into MAEKATTTFSHLLVPILLLIGWIVGCIVMVYVVFS; encoded by the exons ATGGCTGAAAAAG CAACGACTACATTTTCACACCTTCTGGTCCCTATTCTTCTCTTGATTGGCTGGATTGTGGGCTGCATCGTAATGGTTTATGTTGTCTTCTCTTAG